One Mycolicibacterium fortuitum subsp. fortuitum genomic window carries:
- a CDS encoding suppressor of fused domain protein → MIDVLAAVRAHVGEYFDAASITAEPVSASVTFLGTERVDILRFGPDLRAGGSGQDLYHYVTLGCSRHPMFDPTELVSDPIHGPRAEVVLSLRGPTPGGLARSLAVLAAAPAVEGLVLEADALVDLETPLFDGAPFSAFLLGASDIGEVALPEPLSPVTVFTATPITATEAAWVRLKGADAMREAWQTDGVDVLDPARRAASPS, encoded by the coding sequence GTGATCGACGTCCTGGCTGCCGTTCGCGCCCATGTGGGCGAATATTTCGATGCGGCGAGCATCACCGCTGAACCCGTCAGCGCCAGCGTCACTTTTCTCGGCACCGAGCGCGTCGACATCCTGCGGTTCGGTCCCGACCTGCGGGCCGGCGGCAGCGGACAGGATCTGTATCACTATGTGACACTTGGTTGTTCGCGTCATCCCATGTTCGATCCCACCGAGCTGGTGTCCGATCCGATCCACGGCCCCCGGGCTGAGGTGGTGCTGTCGCTGCGGGGGCCGACGCCGGGCGGGCTGGCCCGGTCGCTGGCTGTTCTTGCCGCCGCGCCCGCGGTGGAGGGGCTGGTGCTGGAGGCTGACGCGCTCGTGGACCTGGAGACACCGTTGTTCGACGGCGCTCCGTTCAGTGCATTCCTGTTGGGCGCAAGCGATATTGGTGAGGTGGCCCTGCCCGAGCCGCTGTCCCCGGTGACCGTTTTCACCGCCACCCCGATCACCGCCACCGAGGCGGCGTGGGTGCGCCTGAAGGGCGCCGATGCGATGCGCGAGGCGTGGCAGACCGACGGTGTGGACGTGCTGGATCCGGCCAGGAGGGCCGCGAGTCCGAGCTGA
- a CDS encoding glycine betaine ABC transporter substrate-binding protein, with the protein MRRSLALTLLMLFALVSAGCGGRSGPAALAVGAGPTPESTLLGQLYAAALRYYGTPAEVTATDGALGVLDSGSVTVLPGFTGRFLTLLDPGATARSDEQVYRDLVSALPEGVAAGDYTMSAQDKPALVVTEATATAWGGTDLGALRRNCAEARPGAVAGAKVPASVGSCTPAKPAIFPDDKSLFGALRAGKINAAWSTTADPAIPSELTVLADKTALIRGENVVPLYRRNTLDERQVLALNEIAGVLDTGSLADMRRQVSEGKDPRAVADAFLQANPLGH; encoded by the coding sequence ATGCGCCGCAGCCTGGCGTTGACGCTGCTGATGCTGTTCGCACTGGTGTCAGCAGGCTGCGGTGGCCGGTCAGGCCCGGCCGCTCTCGCGGTCGGGGCGGGTCCCACGCCAGAGTCGACGCTGCTCGGTCAGCTGTACGCGGCCGCGCTGCGCTATTACGGCACGCCGGCCGAGGTCACCGCGACCGACGGCGCCCTCGGCGTGCTGGATTCCGGTTCGGTGACGGTACTGCCGGGTTTCACCGGACGGTTCCTGACCCTGCTCGATCCGGGGGCCACCGCCCGGTCGGATGAGCAGGTCTACCGGGACCTGGTGTCGGCGTTGCCCGAAGGCGTCGCCGCAGGCGACTACACCATGTCGGCCCAGGACAAGCCCGCATTGGTGGTCACAGAGGCCACCGCCACCGCGTGGGGCGGCACCGATCTGGGCGCGCTTCGCCGCAACTGCGCCGAGGCCCGGCCGGGTGCGGTGGCCGGTGCCAAGGTGCCGGCATCCGTCGGATCGTGCACGCCGGCCAAGCCCGCCATCTTCCCCGACGACAAGAGTCTGTTCGGGGCGTTGCGCGCGGGGAAGATCAATGCCGCCTGGTCGACGACGGCCGATCCGGCCATCCCGTCGGAGCTGACCGTGCTTGCCGACAAGACGGCGTTGATCCGCGGCGAGAACGTGGTGCCGCTGTATCGCCGCAACACGCTCGACGAACGCCAGGTGCTCGCGCTCAACGAGATCGCCGGTGTGCTCGACACCGGATCGCTGGCGGACATGCGCCGACAGGTCAGCGAGGGTAAGGACCCCAGAGCGGTGGCCGATGCGTTCCTTCAGGCCAACCCCCTGGGGCACTAG
- a CDS encoding ABC transporter substrate-binding protein, translated as MRARRLCAAAVAALTAASVLSGCGSADSGIVINYYTPANEMATFTAVAKRCNAELGDRFTIKQISLPKGADDQRLQLARRLTGNDKTLDIMALDVVWTAEFAEAGWAVPLSEDPAGEAEADAESNTLPGPLETARWQGRLYASPITTNTQLLWYRADLMDEPPSTWDGMVSEVTRLHAAGKPSWIAVQAKQYEGLVVWFNTLLTSAGGQVLSDDGKTVTLTDTPEHRAATIKALQIIKSVATAPGADPSVTQTDEATARLALEQGKAALEVNWPFVLPSLLENAVKGGVNFLPLDKRADLADAINDLGTFSPTDQQFEAAYEASKDVFGFAGYPGVREGEPAKVTIGGLNLAVAKTSRHKAEAFEAIRCLRNVENQRYTSVEGGLPAVRESLYDDPAFQAKYPQYAIIREQLTNAAVRPATPVYQAVSTRISATLAPITDIDPERTADELTEQVQKAIDGKGLIP; from the coding sequence GTGCGCGCTCGGCGGCTGTGTGCTGCGGCAGTGGCCGCGTTGACGGCGGCCTCGGTGCTGTCGGGATGTGGTAGCGCCGACAGCGGGATCGTCATCAACTACTACACCCCGGCCAATGAGATGGCGACGTTCACCGCCGTCGCCAAACGCTGCAACGCCGAGCTCGGCGACCGCTTCACCATCAAGCAGATCAGTTTGCCGAAAGGCGCTGACGATCAACGGTTGCAGTTGGCCCGGCGGCTGACCGGTAACGACAAGACCCTGGACATCATGGCGCTCGACGTGGTGTGGACCGCCGAGTTCGCCGAGGCCGGCTGGGCTGTGCCGCTGTCGGAGGATCCGGCCGGTGAGGCGGAGGCCGACGCCGAATCCAACACGCTGCCGGGGCCGTTGGAGACGGCCAGGTGGCAAGGCCGGCTGTATGCATCACCGATCACCACCAACACCCAATTGCTTTGGTATCGCGCCGATTTGATGGATGAGCCACCTTCCACCTGGGATGGGATGGTCTCTGAGGTGACCCGTCTGCACGCGGCGGGCAAGCCCAGTTGGATTGCGGTGCAGGCCAAGCAGTACGAGGGCCTGGTGGTGTGGTTCAACACGCTGCTCACCAGCGCAGGCGGGCAGGTGCTCTCTGATGACGGCAAGACGGTCACGCTGACCGACACCCCGGAGCATCGTGCGGCGACGATCAAGGCTCTGCAGATCATCAAATCCGTTGCCACCGCCCCCGGGGCAGATCCGTCGGTGACCCAGACCGATGAAGCGACAGCCCGTCTCGCGCTGGAACAGGGCAAGGCCGCGCTCGAGGTCAACTGGCCGTTCGTGCTGCCCTCGCTGCTGGAGAACGCCGTCAAGGGCGGGGTGAATTTCCTGCCGTTGGACAAACGTGCCGATCTCGCCGATGCCATCAACGATCTCGGCACCTTCTCGCCGACAGACCAGCAATTCGAAGCGGCTTATGAGGCGAGCAAGGACGTCTTCGGGTTCGCCGGTTACCCCGGTGTACGGGAAGGGGAACCGGCCAAGGTCACCATCGGCGGGCTGAATCTCGCGGTGGCAAAGACCAGCAGGCACAAGGCCGAGGCGTTCGAGGCCATCCGCTGCCTTCGCAATGTCGAGAATCAGCGGTACACCTCGGTAGAGGGCGGCTTGCCTGCCGTGCGCGAGTCGCTGTACGACGATCCGGCGTTCCAGGCCAAGTATCCCCAGTACGCGATCATTCGCGAGCAGTTGACCAACGCCGCGGTCCGGCCCGCGACCCCGGTCTATCAGGCTGTGTCCACCCGCATTTCGGCCACCCTGGCCCCGATCACCGACATCGACCCGGAGCGCACCGCCGATGAGCTGACCGAACAGGTGCAGAAGGCCATCGACGGCAAAGGGCTGATCCCGTGA
- a CDS encoding NAD(P)-dependent malic enzyme, translating to MSESTVASSPERSSAERTPQVVIEDAEIFDAHEGGKLSVELKEPLDTQRALSIAYTPGVAQVSRAIATDHTLAAKYTWANRLVAVVSDGTAVLGLGDIGPAASLPVMEGKSALFKSFGGLNSIPIVLDTKDPDEIVETLIRLRPTFGAVNLEDISAPRCFEIERRVIEALDCPVMHDDQHGTAIVVLAALLGATKVLERDIHALKVVISGAGAAGVACANILLNKGITDVVVLDSQGIVHAGRDNLNSFKAELAGRTNPRKLTGGVAEALEGADVFLGVSAGVVPEELIATMAPDSIVFALSNPDPEIHPDAARKYAAVVATGRSDFPNQINNVLAFPGVFRGALDAGARRITEKMKVAAAEAIFSVVGEDLAVDHIVPSALDPRVGPAVAAAVAAAVDPAES from the coding sequence GTGTCGGAAAGTACTGTCGCCTCCTCGCCAGAGCGCTCGTCAGCGGAGCGCACCCCGCAAGTTGTGATCGAAGATGCTGAGATCTTCGATGCTCATGAGGGTGGAAAGCTCTCGGTGGAGTTGAAGGAGCCGCTGGATACTCAGCGTGCGCTGTCGATTGCGTATACCCCGGGGGTGGCCCAGGTCAGCCGGGCGATTGCCACTGATCACACGTTGGCGGCCAAGTACACGTGGGCCAATCGGTTGGTGGCGGTGGTCAGTGACGGTACTGCGGTGTTGGGTTTGGGGGATATCGGGCCGGCGGCGTCGTTGCCGGTGATGGAGGGCAAGAGTGCGTTGTTCAAGTCCTTTGGTGGGCTGAACTCGATTCCGATCGTGCTCGACACCAAGGATCCCGATGAGATCGTGGAGACGTTGATCCGGTTGCGTCCGACGTTCGGGGCGGTGAATCTGGAGGATATTTCGGCGCCGCGGTGTTTTGAGATCGAGCGTCGGGTGATCGAGGCGTTGGATTGCCCGGTGATGCATGACGATCAGCACGGCACGGCCATTGTGGTGCTGGCGGCGTTGCTGGGGGCGACCAAGGTGCTGGAGCGGGACATTCATGCGTTGAAGGTGGTGATTTCCGGTGCCGGGGCGGCGGGGGTGGCCTGTGCCAACATCTTGTTGAACAAGGGCATCACCGATGTGGTGGTGCTCGATTCCCAGGGCATCGTGCACGCGGGCCGCGACAACCTCAATTCGTTCAAGGCCGAGTTGGCGGGGCGGACCAACCCGCGCAAGCTCACCGGTGGGGTGGCCGAGGCGCTGGAGGGTGCCGATGTGTTTTTGGGGGTGTCGGCCGGTGTGGTGCCTGAGGAGCTGATCGCGACGATGGCGCCGGATTCGATCGTGTTCGCGTTGTCCAACCCGGACCCGGAGATTCATCCGGATGCCGCGCGTAAGTATGCGGCGGTGGTGGCGACCGGGCGTAGCGATTTCCCCAACCAGATCAACAATGTGTTGGCTTTCCCCGGGGTGTTCCGCGGGGCGTTGGATGCCGGGGCGCGCCGGATCACCGAGAAGATGAAGGTCGCTGCGGCCGAGGCGATCTTCTCGGTCGTCGGTGAGGACCTCGCCGTCGACCACATCGTGCCCAGCGCGCTGGACCCCCGCGTCGGCCCCGCCGTCGCCGCCGCCGTCGCCGCAGCAGTAGACCCCGCAGAATCCTGA
- the corA gene encoding magnesium/cobalt transporter CorA yields the protein MPSFRALPPALRSTARPRPTDPDARAIHVPVARAMVDCGVYSGGDRLPGKYTHAAALNKVRELQAAGQKAFVWIGLHEPDEFQMQSVADVFGLHELAVEDAVHAHQRPKLERYDKTLFLVLKTINYVEHESVALAREIVETGEIMIFVGPDFVVTVRHGEHGGLAGVRKRLESSPAILKLGPFAVMHAIADHVVDSYLDVTDLMETDIDSMEEDIFSPRTHTNIESIYLLKREVVEMRRAVAPLTLALARLLTDHNDLISVEVRRYMRDVHDHNVQASDRVTSYDEMLSSLVQAALGKVAMQQNVDMRKISAWVAIAAVPTAMAGIYGMNFEHMPELQWTWGYPAVLLAMATICFVLYRTFRHNDWL from the coding sequence ATGCCCTCATTCCGCGCCTTGCCGCCGGCTCTGCGCTCGACGGCAAGGCCCCGCCCCACCGACCCCGACGCCAGGGCGATCCATGTTCCGGTAGCCCGGGCGATGGTCGACTGCGGCGTCTACAGCGGCGGCGACCGGTTGCCCGGCAAATACACCCATGCCGCGGCGCTGAACAAGGTCCGCGAGTTGCAGGCGGCCGGCCAGAAGGCGTTCGTGTGGATCGGCCTGCACGAGCCCGACGAATTCCAGATGCAGTCGGTGGCAGATGTTTTCGGGCTGCACGAGCTGGCCGTCGAGGATGCGGTGCACGCGCATCAGCGCCCCAAACTCGAGCGCTACGACAAGACGCTGTTCCTGGTGCTCAAGACCATCAACTACGTCGAGCACGAGTCGGTGGCGCTGGCCCGCGAGATCGTGGAGACCGGCGAGATCATGATTTTCGTCGGCCCGGACTTCGTGGTCACGGTCCGCCACGGCGAGCACGGCGGGCTCGCCGGCGTTCGCAAGCGACTCGAATCCTCGCCCGCCATCCTGAAACTCGGTCCGTTCGCGGTCATGCACGCGATCGCCGACCATGTCGTGGACAGCTACCTCGACGTGACCGACCTGATGGAAACCGACATCGACTCGATGGAGGAGGACATCTTCTCCCCCCGCACCCACACCAACATCGAGAGCATCTACCTGCTCAAGCGCGAGGTGGTCGAGATGCGCCGCGCGGTGGCACCACTGACCCTTGCGCTGGCCCGGTTGCTCACCGACCACAACGACCTGATCTCCGTCGAGGTACGCAGATACATGCGCGATGTCCACGACCACAACGTGCAGGCCTCCGACCGCGTCACGAGCTACGACGAGATGCTGAGTTCATTGGTACAGGCCGCGCTCGGCAAAGTCGCCATGCAGCAGAACGTGGACATGCGCAAGATCTCGGCGTGGGTGGCCATCGCCGCGGTACCGACCGCGATGGCAGGCATCTACGGAATGAACTTCGAGCACATGCCCGAACTGCAGTGGACCTGGGGCTACCCCGCCGTGCTGCTGGCGATGGCCACCATCTGCTTCGTGCTGTACCGGACCTTCCGCCACAACGATTGGCTCTAG
- a CDS encoding carbohydrate ABC transporter permease translates to MSTKSENRASERKLAFALIAPAVILMIAVTAYPICYAVWLSLQRYNLAAPDDTAFVGFANYQVILTDKYWWTAFAVTLAITVVSVTIEFVLGMALALVMHRTIFGKGVVRTAVLIPYGIVTVAASYSWYYAWTPGTGYLANLLPDGSAPLTEQLPSLAIIVLAEVWKTTPFMALLLLAGLALVPQDLLNAAEVDGAGAWTRLVKVILPLIKPAILVALLFRTLDAFRIFDNIYVLTGGANSTGSVSILGYDNLFKAFNLGLGSAISVLIFLSVAVIAFVFIKLFGASAPGAETEGHR, encoded by the coding sequence GTGAGCACCAAGAGCGAAAACCGTGCCTCCGAGCGCAAGCTCGCATTCGCGCTCATCGCGCCCGCGGTCATCCTGATGATCGCCGTGACTGCGTACCCGATCTGTTACGCGGTGTGGCTGAGCCTGCAGCGCTACAACCTGGCCGCCCCTGACGACACCGCCTTCGTCGGGTTCGCCAACTACCAGGTGATCTTGACCGACAAGTACTGGTGGACCGCATTCGCGGTGACGTTGGCGATCACTGTCGTCTCGGTGACCATCGAGTTCGTCCTCGGTATGGCACTGGCTCTGGTCATGCATCGCACCATTTTCGGCAAGGGCGTGGTTCGCACCGCGGTGCTGATTCCCTACGGGATCGTGACGGTGGCGGCTTCCTACAGCTGGTACTACGCCTGGACGCCGGGCACCGGTTATCTGGCCAACCTCCTGCCCGACGGCAGCGCCCCGCTCACCGAACAGTTGCCCTCGCTGGCCATCATCGTGCTGGCCGAAGTGTGGAAGACGACGCCCTTCATGGCGTTGCTGCTGCTGGCCGGGCTGGCACTGGTGCCGCAGGACCTGCTCAACGCCGCCGAGGTCGACGGGGCCGGAGCCTGGACGCGGCTGGTGAAAGTGATTCTGCCGCTGATCAAACCGGCCATCCTGGTCGCACTGCTGTTCCGCACCCTCGATGCCTTCCGAATCTTCGACAACATCTACGTGCTGACCGGCGGCGCCAACAGCACCGGTTCGGTGTCGATACTCGGCTACGACAACCTGTTCAAGGCGTTCAACCTCGGATTGGGTTCGGCCATCAGCGTGTTGATCTTCCTGTCGGTGGCCGTGATCGCGTTCGTCTTCATCAAGTTGTTCGGTGCGTCGGCGCCTGGCGCAGAGACGGAGGGGCACCGATGA
- a CDS encoding carbohydrate ABC transporter permease, whose product MGARRATGWTIVNILVVLYALIPVLWILSLSLKPTSSVKDGKLIPSQITFDNYKGIFTGNIFTSALINSIGIGLITTVIAVTIGGMAAYAVARLEFPGKKLLVGVALLIAMFPQISLVTPIFNLWRGIGLFDTWPGLIIPYITFALPLAIYTLSAFFREIPWDLEKAAKMDGATPAQAFRKVIAPLAAPGIVTAAILVFIFAWNDLLLALSLTATQRAITAPVAIANFTGSSQFEEPTGSIAAGAMVITIPIIIFVLIFQRRIVAGLTSGAVKG is encoded by the coding sequence GTGGGTGCGCGACGTGCGACCGGATGGACGATCGTCAACATCCTGGTGGTGCTCTACGCGTTGATCCCCGTGTTGTGGATTCTCTCGCTGTCGTTGAAGCCGACGTCGAGTGTGAAGGACGGCAAGCTGATTCCGTCGCAGATCACGTTCGACAACTACAAGGGAATCTTCACCGGGAACATCTTCACCTCTGCGCTGATCAACTCCATCGGAATCGGCCTGATCACCACGGTGATCGCGGTGACGATCGGCGGCATGGCCGCCTACGCGGTCGCCCGGCTGGAGTTCCCCGGCAAGAAGTTGCTGGTGGGGGTGGCCCTGCTGATCGCGATGTTCCCGCAGATCTCGCTGGTGACACCGATTTTCAACCTGTGGCGCGGTATCGGGCTGTTCGATACCTGGCCGGGGCTGATCATCCCGTACATCACGTTCGCCCTACCGCTGGCCATCTATACGCTCTCGGCGTTCTTCCGGGAGATCCCGTGGGACCTGGAGAAGGCCGCGAAGATGGACGGTGCCACCCCGGCGCAGGCGTTCCGCAAGGTGATCGCGCCGCTGGCGGCCCCGGGCATCGTGACCGCGGCCATCCTGGTGTTCATCTTCGCGTGGAACGACCTGTTGCTGGCGCTGTCGCTGACCGCCACCCAGCGCGCGATCACTGCCCCGGTGGCGATCGCGAACTTCACCGGCAGTTCCCAGTTCGAGGAGCCGACCGGGTCGATCGCGGCGGGGGCGATGGTCATCACCATCCCGATCATTATCTTTGTTCTCATCTTCCAGCGGCGCATCGTCGCTGGACTGACATCCGGTGCGGTAAAGGGGTAG
- a CDS encoding magnesium transporter MgtE N-terminal domain-containing protein: MAAVNRVYAARLAGMVVLGPDGESIGRVRDVVISISIVRQQPRVLGLVVELLTRRRIFVPILRVTAIEPGSVTLATGSVSLRRFAQRPGEVLVLGQVLETRVRVDDPDLEQLAGIDVVVVDLGIEQTRTRDWMVTRVAVRPQRRLGRRTNIHVVDWQNVHGLTPSGLAMPDQGVASLLEQFEGQRPVEVAEALRELPVKRRSELYRAFDDERLADVLQELPEDEQAAVLRQLNTERAADVLEAMDPDDAADVLGSMTPADAETLLRKMDPEDSEDVRRLLAHSPDTAGGLMTSEPVVLAPDTTVAEALARIRDPDLTPALASMVFVTRPPSATPTGQYLGCVHLQRLLREPPAALVSGIADTDLPSLSPADSLAAVTRYFAAYNLVCGPVVDEENHLLGAVSVDDVLDHMLPDDWRERDEPELPVAGS, from the coding sequence ATGGCGGCGGTGAACAGGGTCTACGCGGCCCGGCTGGCGGGGATGGTCGTGCTGGGCCCCGACGGGGAGTCCATCGGCCGTGTCCGCGATGTGGTGATCAGCATCAGCATCGTCCGTCAGCAACCGCGCGTTCTCGGCCTGGTGGTCGAATTGCTCACCCGCCGAAGGATTTTCGTCCCGATCCTGCGGGTCACCGCGATCGAACCCGGTTCGGTGACCCTGGCCACCGGCAGCGTGTCGCTACGCCGCTTCGCCCAGCGTCCCGGCGAGGTGCTGGTTCTGGGTCAGGTGCTCGAAACCCGGGTAAGGGTCGACGATCCCGACCTGGAGCAGCTGGCCGGAATCGATGTCGTGGTAGTCGATCTGGGCATCGAACAGACCCGCACCCGCGACTGGATGGTGACCCGGGTCGCGGTGCGCCCACAACGACGTCTGGGGCGGCGCACCAACATCCACGTCGTGGACTGGCAGAACGTGCACGGCCTGACGCCGTCCGGTCTGGCGATGCCCGACCAGGGGGTGGCCTCGCTGCTCGAGCAGTTCGAGGGTCAACGCCCGGTGGAGGTGGCCGAGGCCCTGCGTGAGCTGCCGGTCAAGCGGCGCTCCGAGCTGTACCGGGCCTTCGACGACGAGCGGCTGGCCGACGTGTTGCAGGAGTTGCCCGAGGACGAGCAGGCCGCGGTGCTGCGGCAGCTGAACACCGAGCGCGCGGCCGACGTCCTTGAGGCCATGGACCCTGACGACGCCGCCGACGTACTGGGCTCCATGACCCCGGCCGACGCCGAGACCTTGCTGCGCAAGATGGACCCCGAGGATTCCGAGGACGTGCGACGGCTGCTGGCGCACTCCCCCGACACCGCAGGCGGTCTGATGACCAGTGAGCCGGTGGTGCTGGCGCCCGATACCACCGTCGCCGAGGCATTGGCGCGGATCCGCGACCCCGACCTGACGCCGGCCCTGGCGTCGATGGTCTTCGTCACCCGGCCGCCCAGCGCCACCCCGACCGGACAGTATCTGGGCTGCGTCCACCTACAGCGGCTGCTGCGCGAACCACCTGCCGCGCTGGTCAGCGGTATCGCCGACACAGATCTGCCCAGTTTGAGCCCGGCCGACTCGCTGGCCGCGGTGACCCGTTACTTCGCCGCATACAACCTGGTGTGCGGCCCGGTGGTCGATGAGGAGAACCATCTGTTGGGAGCTGTGTCCGTCGACGACGTGCTCGACCACATGCTGCCCGACGACTGGCGCGAACGTGACGAGCCGGAGCTCCCGGTGGCGGGCTCATGA
- a CDS encoding HpcH/HpaI aldolase/citrate lyase family protein — protein MENTYRPRRTCLSVPGSSLKMIEKAKSLPADEVFLDLEDAVAPEAKAAARTQVAAALADDGWAGQLRGVRVNDWTTPWTHADVIEVVSTAGAVLDLIVLPKVTDVAHVQALDLLLSQLEATHGLEPGRIGVEAQIENAQGLTNVDSIAAGPRVQALVLGPGDMAASLNMRTLEVGGQPDGYDIGDAHHHVLMRILIAARSRGINAIDGPYVKVRDVDGFRRVAGRSAALGYDGKWVLHPDQIEAGNEIFSPRQADYDHAELILDAYEWHTSRAGGSRGAVMLGDEMIDEASRKMALVIAGKGRAAGMSRQAEPFRPPA, from the coding sequence GTGGAGAACACGTATCGACCCCGCAGAACGTGCCTCTCGGTTCCGGGTAGCAGCCTGAAGATGATCGAGAAGGCCAAGAGTCTGCCTGCTGATGAGGTGTTCCTCGATCTCGAGGACGCGGTTGCACCCGAGGCCAAGGCTGCGGCGCGCACCCAGGTGGCGGCGGCACTGGCCGACGACGGCTGGGCCGGACAACTGCGTGGGGTGCGGGTCAACGACTGGACCACCCCGTGGACCCACGCCGACGTGATCGAGGTGGTGTCGACCGCCGGAGCGGTACTCGATCTGATCGTGTTGCCCAAGGTGACCGACGTGGCCCATGTGCAGGCTCTCGATCTGCTGCTGTCGCAGCTGGAGGCCACCCACGGTCTGGAGCCCGGGCGGATCGGCGTCGAGGCGCAGATCGAGAACGCGCAGGGCCTGACCAATGTCGACTCGATCGCAGCAGGCCCACGGGTGCAGGCGCTGGTACTCGGGCCGGGCGACATGGCGGCCAGCCTGAACATGCGCACCCTGGAGGTGGGCGGGCAGCCCGACGGATATGACATCGGCGATGCCCACCACCATGTGCTGATGCGGATCCTCATCGCCGCGCGCAGTCGCGGTATCAACGCGATCGACGGTCCGTATGTGAAGGTGCGTGACGTTGACGGGTTCCGCCGGGTGGCCGGCCGCTCTGCCGCGCTGGGCTACGACGGCAAGTGGGTGCTGCATCCGGACCAGATCGAAGCGGGCAACGAGATCTTCAGCCCGCGCCAGGCCGACTACGACCATGCCGAGCTGATCCTGGACGCCTACGAATGGCACACCTCGCGGGCCGGTGGATCCAGAGGCGCGGTGATGCTCGGTGACGAGATGATCGACGAGGCCAGCCGCAAGATGGCCCTGGTGATCGCGGGCAAGGGCCGGGCGGCGGGGATGAGTCGGCAGGCCGAACCGTTCCGCCCGCCGGCGTAG
- a CDS encoding DUF4190 domain-containing protein, producing the protein MTNADGNAGETRPPGSGSQPSEPSSGGYEAPPIEHSQDRPDTGAAQPSYGFAPPDSVAAAPYPPAIDYPADIPYDYPPPPGLPPSMPGASSYPPPMPGYPPPPPGYAAPGGYPVGVSGYPGYPGGYGMPPANPTNSMAIGSLAASVLGLFLLFACGIGLLAALVGIGLGIVALNQIKQSAPAGYGPQAEQPGRGLAVAGIALGAFGTLLNGGWLLFFIASVLST; encoded by the coding sequence ATGACAAACGCGGACGGCAACGCGGGCGAAACGCGGCCACCCGGCTCCGGTTCCCAGCCGTCTGAACCGTCGTCCGGCGGCTACGAAGCACCTCCCATCGAGCACTCCCAGGATCGGCCCGATACCGGCGCGGCGCAACCGTCATACGGGTTCGCGCCGCCCGACTCCGTAGCGGCCGCGCCCTATCCCCCGGCGATCGACTACCCCGCCGACATTCCGTACGACTACCCGCCGCCTCCCGGGCTGCCGCCGTCGATGCCCGGAGCCTCCAGCTATCCCCCGCCGATGCCCGGATATCCCCCACCACCACCCGGATACGCCGCCCCCGGCGGCTATCCCGTCGGCGTATCGGGCTACCCCGGTTACCCCGGCGGTTACGGAATGCCGCCGGCCAACCCGACCAACAGCATGGCGATCGGATCGCTGGCCGCCTCGGTCCTGGGACTGTTCCTGCTCTTCGCGTGCGGAATCGGGCTGCTGGCCGCCCTGGTCGGTATCGGTCTCGGGATCGTCGCGCTCAATCAGATCAAGCAGAGCGCCCCGGCCGGTTACGGCCCGCAGGCCGAGCAGCCAGGCCGCGGGCTGGCGGTGGCCGGCATCGCCCTCGGAGCGTTCGGCACCTTGCTCAACGGGGGCTGGCTGCTGTTCTTCATCGCCTCCGTCCTCTCCACTTAG
- a CDS encoding general stress protein, producing MTSPFQSGQTPGAAAAARGALPTPPKGWPIGSYPTYAEAQRAVDYLSDQQFPVQQVTIVGVDLMQVERVTGRLSWPKVLGGGVLSGAWLGLFIGLILGFFSPNPWSALLTGLIAGVFFGLITSAIPYAMARGTRDFSSTMQLVAGRYDVLCDPQGAEQGRDLLARLTI from the coding sequence ATGACGAGCCCATTTCAGTCCGGTCAGACGCCAGGCGCTGCAGCCGCCGCGCGCGGGGCACTACCGACCCCACCCAAAGGGTGGCCGATCGGCTCCTACCCGACGTACGCCGAGGCTCAGCGTGCCGTCGACTACCTGTCCGACCAACAGTTCCCGGTGCAGCAGGTGACGATCGTCGGCGTGGATCTCATGCAGGTCGAGCGGGTTACGGGTCGACTGAGCTGGCCCAAGGTGCTCGGCGGCGGGGTGCTGTCCGGTGCCTGGCTCGGCTTGTTCATCGGGTTGATCCTGGGATTCTTCAGCCCCAACCCGTGGAGTGCGCTGCTCACCGGCCTGATCGCCGGTGTCTTCTTCGGCTTGATCACCTCGGCCATCCCGTATGCGATGGCTCGCGGCACAAGAGATTTCAGTTCGACGATGCAACTGGTTGCCGGCCGCTATGACGTTCTGTGTGATCCGCAGGGTGCCGAGCAGGGTCGGGATCTGCTGGCGCGCTTGACGATCTGA